Proteins encoded together in one Archaeoglobus neptunius window:
- a CDS encoding ABC transporter permease, translated as MTEVRNLATTIFGFLPEAEGRYMVIFGLAIIVTVTLMAIFAPVIAPYDPIKFSGDVLKPPSAKHLMGTDNLGRDVFSRMIYGSRIVLAVVFSASLVSMSIGVPLGLTSGYYGGKLDRVLSMLMDSMYAFPGLILAIAIAAVLGPSVFNAVVAISVVYVPTYFRMIRGQTMSIKSQLFVEAAKAIGAGDARIMRKYIFPNLIPTLVVVFSLSVADAILTEAGLSFLGFIVSAPTPDWGFELASGRPYLPAGYWWMITFPGLMVMLLSLGFAMVGEGLSEVYAPRRER; from the coding sequence ATGACAGAGGTCAGAAATCTTGCAACAACAATATTCGGATTCCTTCCGGAGGCCGAAGGCAGGTACATGGTCATATTCGGACTTGCGATTATTGTAACCGTTACCCTGATGGCCATATTCGCCCCAGTAATCGCTCCGTATGATCCGATAAAATTCAGTGGAGACGTTCTGAAACCTCCGAGTGCCAAACATCTGATGGGAACAGATAATCTTGGCAGAGATGTGTTTTCCAGAATGATCTACGGCTCAAGAATAGTCCTTGCTGTTGTTTTCTCCGCATCGCTCGTATCAATGTCCATAGGCGTCCCCCTCGGACTGACCTCGGGATATTACGGTGGAAAACTGGACAGAGTTCTTTCAATGCTCATGGACAGTATGTATGCATTTCCGGGCCTTATTCTGGCTATTGCAATTGCAGCAGTGCTGGGTCCGAGCGTTTTCAATGCCGTGGTGGCAATTTCAGTAGTGTACGTCCCCACATACTTCAGAATGATACGTGGCCAAACCATGAGCATTAAATCACAGCTTTTTGTTGAGGCTGCAAAAGCAATAGGAGCGGGAGACGCCAGAATAATGAGGAAATATATCTTTCCAAACCTGATACCCACACTGGTTGTTGTTTTCTCCTTGAGTGTTGCAGATGCAATTCTAACTGAAGCTGGTCTCAGCTTTCTTGGATTCATAGTTTCAGCACCAACACCGGACTGGGGCTTTGAGCTCGCTTCAGGAAGACCGTATCTACCTGCTGGTTACTGGTGGATGATCACATTCCCGGGACTGATGGTTATGCTTCTCTCGCTTGGATTTGCAATGGTTGGTGAGGGGCTCAGCGAGGTATACGCACCCAGGAGGGAAAGATAA
- a CDS encoding ABC transporter ATP-binding protein: MLLEIKDLITTFKTRRGVVKAVDRVSMLLERGEFISVVGESGCGKSTLAYSIIRLIDSPGEIAGGKILFDGKDLTALSEDQMRKVRGKEIGMVFQDPMTSLDPLEKIGKQIAETIMEHEDVTKKEAWDMAREILEKVGLPPERVDSYPHQLSGGQRQRVVIAMAVSLNPKLLIADEPTTALDVIVQEKIMGLLNEMRKEGRAVMLITHDFALAAEKSDKIAVMYAGWLVEMGNAEKLRGDPLHPYTKGLIESVPDVWVDKEIKPLPGFPPDLVNPPEGCRFRPRCPAAMEKCIREPPTTEVDGRVVKCWLYGVE; encoded by the coding sequence ATGCTGCTGGAAATAAAGGATCTGATCACAACCTTCAAAACAAGGAGGGGAGTTGTTAAAGCAGTTGATAGAGTCTCAATGTTACTGGAGAGGGGAGAGTTCATTTCAGTTGTGGGAGAAAGCGGGTGTGGAAAATCGACCCTTGCCTATTCAATAATCCGACTCATCGACTCTCCGGGGGAGATTGCAGGGGGAAAAATACTGTTCGACGGAAAAGATCTCACAGCCCTGAGTGAAGACCAGATGAGAAAGGTAAGGGGAAAAGAGATAGGGATGGTTTTTCAGGACCCAATGACGAGCCTCGATCCCCTTGAAAAGATTGGAAAGCAGATTGCCGAAACGATAATGGAACACGAAGATGTCACAAAGAAGGAAGCATGGGACATGGCAAGAGAGATACTAGAGAAGGTTGGACTTCCTCCCGAGAGAGTTGATTCCTACCCCCATCAACTCAGCGGCGGGCAGAGACAGAGGGTTGTTATAGCGATGGCGGTAAGTCTCAACCCCAAACTGCTAATCGCAGATGAGCCAACAACAGCCCTTGATGTCATCGTTCAGGAGAAAATTATGGGTCTTCTGAATGAAATGAGAAAAGAGGGCAGGGCGGTGATGCTGATTACACATGACTTTGCCCTGGCAGCCGAAAAAAGCGATAAAATAGCCGTGATGTATGCCGGATGGCTTGTCGAAATGGGAAATGCAGAAAAACTGAGGGGCGATCCACTTCACCCCTATACAAAGGGCCTAATAGAGTCCGTTCCGGATGTGTGGGTGGACAAGGAAATCAAGCCGCTCCCCGGATTTCCACCTGATCTCGTTAATCCCCCTGAGGGCTGTAGATTCCGGCCGAGATGTCCGGCAGCCATGGAAAAGTGCATCAGGGAGCCTCCCACGACGGAGGTTGACGGCAGGGTTGTGAAATGCTGGCTATACGGGGTGGAATGA
- a CDS encoding ABC transporter ATP-binding protein, with translation MIRVERLKKYYPVQKSSLEVLLSKRRDFVRAIDGVSFEIRRGEVLSLVGESGCGKTTTGRILVGLESPTDGRIFFKDREITSMSKDELRKLRRYIQMVFQDPYASLNPRMKIGEHLVDSLLVHNIAERDEAEEIAMAMLDRVGLPGEQFYHRMPYQLSGGQRQRVAIARAMILKPEFVVADEPVSMIDVSLRASILELLMSFRKDYDLSMLFITHDLSVARLVGDRIGVMYLGRIVEIGETRKVIHNPRHPYTAALLSSVPSFLKKMKKVDIIGDIANPIDIPSGCRYHPRCPFARELCKKEEPELEGGDHMVACHYPLDMTI, from the coding sequence ATGATCAGAGTTGAAAGACTGAAAAAATACTACCCGGTCCAGAAATCCTCGCTTGAAGTTCTGCTTTCAAAGAGGCGGGATTTCGTAAGAGCAATTGACGGCGTCAGTTTCGAAATCAGACGCGGAGAAGTGCTTTCTCTAGTTGGAGAGAGCGGATGCGGAAAGACCACAACCGGGAGAATACTTGTAGGGCTTGAAAGCCCAACTGATGGCAGGATATTCTTCAAAGACAGAGAAATTACCAGTATGAGCAAGGACGAGCTGAGAAAGCTCAGAAGGTACATCCAGATGGTCTTCCAAGATCCATACGCTTCCCTGAATCCAAGAATGAAGATTGGAGAGCATCTTGTTGATTCACTGCTGGTTCACAACATTGCAGAAAGAGATGAAGCTGAGGAGATTGCAATGGCCATGCTGGACAGAGTTGGGCTGCCTGGGGAGCAGTTCTATCACAGAATGCCATACCAGCTAAGCGGTGGGCAGAGGCAGAGAGTGGCCATTGCAAGGGCCATGATACTCAAGCCGGAATTTGTCGTGGCTGATGAGCCTGTTTCGATGATAGACGTCAGCCTGAGGGCGTCAATTCTTGAACTTCTGATGTCATTCAGAAAGGACTACGATCTTAGCATGCTCTTTATTACTCACGACCTCTCCGTTGCAAGACTTGTGGGGGACAGGATCGGAGTCATGTATCTGGGAAGAATTGTCGAAATAGGAGAAACTAGGAAGGTTATCCACAACCCCAGGCACCCCTACACCGCAGCATTGCTCTCATCAGTTCCGAGCTTTCTTAAAAAAATGAAGAAAGTGGACATTATCGGTGACATTGCTAACCCGATAGACATACCATCCGGATGCAGATACCATCCGAGATGTCCCTTTGCCAGAGAACTCTGCAAAAAGGAGGAACCC